In the genome of Arabidopsis thaliana chromosome 4, partial sequence, the window aaatttCTTCTCAtctgttgtttatttttcaaattttcgtTCTTCTCATTTTATCTGTTATTACTCACATGGAGTCTGCAGAGCTCAATGGAAGGAGCAATCGAGCtatcattttccttttccacCAATATCAATGGATGTCAACTCTTTTCGGAAAACATAACTTGATGATAATGACTCTTTAAGTGCACTTCTTTTGGTTCGAACCAGAGATCTTGAAGTGCActtcttttcaaaaatgacatatatattcacTATAGTTTATTGACGCTGGATATGTTAGTACACAAATCTgcatttctatattttaaatttattgtaaCATTAATTCCAATAATATACtaaagttaaattaaaaataaccaaaacatttgacaaatatttataataattattattacaaaatctaaaataatttgatttcgCAATCTCATTGGAGATAATTGTTTTTGGGATATTaatccctctctctctctggttgGATTTGGAGAAACCTATGTAAACTTAAGAGTATCGCTAAGGTCAACTCCATTGCACAAATAATATAAGGGTCTTTAGATactaaatgaataaaataataaggtaaatatctttaaattgGTGCACAGAAATAAATTATGTCTTTGGGGAGAcattaaagatattttttagaAACATCTTTGCTTAGGTGGCAATATGTCATtggttcttcttttgttcttttattttaatcacaaCTAAAGATATCCACTTAAATTTGTGCAATGTAGATGCTCTAAACCTTTCATTGTTTGTCAGGTGGATTCTGAGATTACTTGTAACTTTTGTAACTTAGGATCTTCTCTTAGATTTGACTGGTCCTACAGATCCTATAATTTCTAGTCTCTCGTTAGGTTCTGTGGTTGTGGAAGCTATTAAGTGTGGAGAATGGTGGCTCTCTAATAGCAGAAGTAGGAACCCGATCATTCAGATTCTTCGTCAATGCCTCCCTAATCCACATGCGATTAATCCTCTAGCGAAGAGGACATTTATCAGTAGAACATCAGAGATAATGTCCCTCCAGGGAGCAGCGTTGCCTTagctcctctgtttctttcttgtttactTGTTTCAAGTGTTCAAGGGTAATAGTGTTGTAATAGTTTTTATTCTCTCGTGCAGGTTTTTGCCTTCTGTAATCGTTCTCTATCTTAGGTACGTTAATGAAATGGtacttcttaaaaaaaaaaaaaatgattttgcaaTCTCagccaaaaatataatttctcaACTTCTTCCGAAAATGTTTTACATGCAAACTTTTAGTCAAACCATCATCTTATTTACATCTATTTAGTATCTACTTTACcactaaaaaaatgtttttacatCGAACATAGTTTAGTGTTGCCTACAAAATGTCTCTTTGACtacattaaaccaaattatatgTTTCTGTAGTTTCACTTTTGCATTGTTTTTCTAACCACTAAAATTGTTGActcaaataattttgaatgcaatttattagtatataaaaatattgtagatgtatttataaaaaaaaattaagataatgAGTCTCTCACCAACCAATAAAGATAACTATAAACactatgatatatattattgtcttGAATAATTCaaagatgaaaataaaattttaaataaataatctgagaatattaaaatttatattaatcaaaatttgaaaataaatcttACTATATTCTTAGAaactttaatgttttatataattaaaagatcTTAGTTTCCAGATTGGATCGGGACTTAGTTGACCAAaaattgccaaaaaaaaaagaagaacatgttAAGAGACAATTTCTCCAGTTCACTAGTAACTGATAAAGTGATAACGGAGTTGGTTGGAACGTGAAACgcttataaaaataaaccgGTTTAATTTCACCGGTTTACCTTCCGCCGTAGATATCAGCCGCAATGTACATTCTCGACACCGGAGCTCGATTCTCCGCCGTCAGATTCTCACCGGTATTCAATCCTCCTCCAACATCTCTCCGTAGACGATACTTCATCGTAAGGTCTCTCTCTTCTACCACACGAATTGATTACTTCTCCATCTCTGTAACACAATCTCTGATCTCTCCAATCGTTTTCCGATTTTTGTATCTCCAGAGCTAATCTTCCATTCCCAAAGCATCAAGCTAAGTATCATAAAGAGCTTGAGGTCGCCATTGATGCTGTTGATCGAGCTTGTCGTCTCTGTGTTGATGTAAGTTAATATCTCACCTCTGTGGTTCGTCAATTTCAGATTTGGTGTCTattaaagtttggtttttgataaCTGTTTAGGTCAAAagatctcttttttcttctaaagagAAGATTGTTGAGAAGAATGATCAAACTCCAGTTACAATTGCAGATTTTGGAGTTCAAGCTTTAGTCAGCTTGGGTAAGTAAATTTGAGTCCACTACTCGTTGAGTTCAAGCTTATCTTTGTATATTTGTGATTGCAGAGCTTTCGAAATTGTTTCCTTCAATACCATTAGTGGCTGAGGAAGACTCTCATTTTGTGCGTGCTAATAACCTTGTAAGCTCTGTGGTAAGTGAAGTCAAATCAAAAGCAAGCATTGGAGACAATCACTTGTCTGATGCTGATGTACTTGAAGCAATTGATAGAGGTGGCAAAGATGCTTACACGTTTTGCAACAAACCAGCTACTTATTGGGTATGTTGCATTTTAGCATTGTATGATGGTTTCTCTGAGTTCCATTTGTTACGGTCTTACTGTTATAAGCTGTATGTTGTCAATGCTCCACCCTGTTAATCTTAATACATAAGACATTTACCATCCACAGTAGATTGTCCATTTTGAAGTTTGTAAATCGTGGTATGTATACTCGATTTTTGTGTCTCCTGCAACAGAAGAAATGGCACTAAGATAGAAAATGATACTCATATCCTTTGTGTCTAGATGATATGATACATTTCATCGAAAAGTTTTCAATATACTTTCGATGCTTTCTACAACTCGTGCATTGATTTTTCTATAGGTTTTGGATCCAATTGATGGCACCAGGGGATTTCTTAAAGGAGATGAGGCTTTATATGTGGTATGTTAACCATGCGATTTActtatttcctttttgtgtCATGAAATGTTTCTTGTAAGGGTCACTGAAACTATATATCTTTTGGGATTGATATATCCTCAAAAACCTCCTTGCTTAGCTCTATTGGTTCTTAGAATTACTTCCAAGccatgaacaagaaaaaagattttgacaTGTATGAGGTTTCATGGTTTTTATATCTGATATTTACTTCTTCgtcatatattcatatgtaaAAATCTCAGGTAGGATTGGCCCTTGTTGTAGATAATGAAATTGTGCTAGGAGTCATGGGTTGTCCAAACTGGCCAGGAGATTCTTCAGATGGATCTACTGGAACCCTAATGCTCTCGCATATAGGCTGTGGAACGTGGACCAAGAAGTTACAAAATGTCTCTGGCAATGTAGCCGGTGATTGGATAAGGTGTTTCGTTGATGCTTGTGTTTTAATGAACAAAGCAAGATTTTGTATACAAGAAAGCCAAACCTGGGAATCACTTCCTCTCTCTGGTTTCTTCGACGCAAGTACTGTTTCAGAGGACTTAAAACATAAAGAGATTCTTCTTTTGCCCACATGTTGTGGAAGGTATCTCTACTAAAGGAACAATTTTATCTCTTTAGAGAAACTATCACCTTATAATACTACTCTATTATGCCTGTATGCAAATTATGATATTTCTACTCAGTTCAGTTTCCTAATCTGTGTGTACAGTTTGTGCAAGTATCTGATGGTAGCTTCTGGCAGAGCATCAGTTTTTCTTCTCCGAGCCAAAACTCAGAGAACAATAAAGGTACGCGATTGTTTGATCTGGAtctatctttttcttactttgtgGTAGCGAGGATTCTCAAGAGATTGTCTTAAATAACATGTAGTCGTGGGATCATGCTGTTGGGATCATATGTGTACATGAAGCTGGAGGAAAGGTTGGTGAAAtcatattacatatatttcCAAATCATTTAATCAATACGAGGTTTATGGTCTTTCCTCATGATAGTTTTATGAACTTAGGAATCTACACAGAGCCTGAAAAggaacaaaacttttttcattCTGAGGATCATGATCTCTTTCTTGCTCTCTAATCTCATCAGGTAACAGATTGGGAAGGAGATGAAATAAATTTGGAGGAAGATCAATCAGAAAGGAGGCTCATTTTTCCGGCGGGCGGTGTTGTAGTAAGCAACGGAAGTTTACATAATCAGATTCTTGAGATGATCTCTTCTGCTTCACCAACTCTTTGATTTATGACACTACTACTCTCTATACACTTGTTAATGTTTACCGttactatttatttatcataatCCTTTTCTAACAATAAGCttaaaaggaaaaggaaaacattAACCTCATGATATCAACCTCCTTGATTTGGTACTGTGTTTTTCTACGTCATGATATCAACCTCAATCCCTACCGTAGCCACGACGGAATTATCATCGTTAGGAAAGAGAGGCACTTGCGACAATGAGGAGGATGAATCAAAGATGGCTCTAAGGAGGTTGAAGGAAGATGGCGGAGTAGTCTCTCTCATTGCCGTCGTACAAGCCCAATTACTAAAACGGAGTTCCACTTACCTAACATGTAAAGCCTAAAGACGACAGAGCTCATTAAGATACTGCTCAATATTCATTGTCCTCGCTTTACCCAAACTGTCTATCGCATACAGGTCaaatttctcatctttatctagctttcttttttaactcaacaaaagtttttaatttaatttgtttgtgttttataattttgatacaAAATTCACATAACGATATAGATTCCCCACAGAAGCCAGTAGCTAGAGAGGATAGGATGTGGTCGAAGCCGCTGGTAATACCCCCTAAACTAGCTGGATTTTGGATCTTAACATTTGTCCTAACCATTTGATCGTTAGAGATTTCACTAAATTCACATAACGATATAGAAACTAGCTGGTTTTTggtatacaaatttttttattttttactcttaaaattattaaattttacaactaaatcttaaaatttatttccttcaaacttttaaaatgattttaaaaatttttgcAATcgagttttagttttgatatttttcaaaattttatactattttccaattttaatactaaatttacTAAACAATGTTAAAAGTAACATGACCTTGAATCGTATCATTTGACACAATCATATGATCGTTAGAGATTTCACCAGTTTACTTTGATTTCTCACCGTTATGtaaatttgaaattcaaatttttgttctaaattCAAGTTGctaattatatgtaaaatattattaaacatgTCTGGAAGGTGAACCAGACTACTTTAGATCATCGGGTTATGGATCATGAACTAGGTTCCAACACggtttaattaaataaaaatttattaaggtatttttcatttataaaaattaatatagttttttatcGAATGTCCccaaaagaacaaagattaATATAGgtttataaatgtaaatataaaaataatcatacattaacaaaatatgaagCCTAACGATTATAATAAAGtgactaaattttttaaatctaaCTAAAACCGAAAAAATACTAGAAAATCATTagtaactaaactaaactagTAAAACATTAATTGCACGTTCCAAACTACCAGTATTAagtttctaccaaaaaaaaaaaaaaaaaaccaagatTGGTTGTTTCTCACCATTTTATCACTGATAGAAGttcttaaactaattaaatacaCTAGAACCCTATATTTTATCCCAACCGGTCCATCGGATCACGTGGGGGTTAATGGCAAGTTATAATGGGTTGTCCGGTTTTAAATTGCCGAATATTAGCACTAAACCCAATCCGCGAACAGATTATTAACATTGACGAAATTGCCTATGCTCCTTATAGCATTCCAGCTCCTTTAAGCTAAGCGATGCCTTTTGCATTTGGTTAGCAACGAGAAGTTaatctctttatctttctttctatacTTCCAAATATTTCTATTCAAAGTGgcatatattataaacaaagttgttttgtttgaagaaaatttatacATTCAGAAGAAAGAATAACAAGGTAAGGATAGTGTTTTTTAGGTTGTCCAGTCTCTGAGATTTCAGGTCTAGGGGATTCACCGTATCTCGTCCAGAAGCAGGTGAATTCGGACGCCGGACTTCCCGTCAACCGTTGTATCCACGTCTTTGtcattattttaaattctttttcttttttttctttttttctttttttttttaattttaaatttccatTAGATAAAAAAGAACTTACAAGACACAAAATTCCAAACTAGGCACGCAGGCCAAAAAACATACACGGCCCAAAGGCCCAAAAAGGCACGCAGGTCCGAAAACTAACCCTGAGGCCCAAGAAGGAATAAGAGGGCCCAACAGAACATAAGAAACGCAAAGGAGGAAAAATTTACCTTAGTTGAAGTAGCGAAACCAAGTAGAAAGGAGAGAGTTGTCGGGGGCATCAAATTCAGAACGCCTAGAGAGAGGATCCAGCTTAGCTGTAAGGATGACCTTGATTTCCTTGATGATTGCAGTAGAAGAGCGGGAAGCGTGATCATGCAATCTACGGTTACGCTCTTTCCAAAGGAAGTAGATAGAAGCTTGAAACACTAGCTTGATGATGAGAGAAATGTTAGGATCACGAGAAGGAGATAAGACCCAAGTGAGGCAGTCCATAAAGAGAAGCGGAGGAGTTAAGCTTGCTCTAAACATGAAGTTACCCCAAACCGCAAAACTGACACCACATCCAAAGAACAAGTGCTCTCTAAATTCAGCATTTCCAGAGCAAAGGACACAATCCGAAGGAATAGAGAGACCCCACCTCCTCATGCAGTCTCTAGTATGAAGCCGATTCTAAGCAGTAACCCAAGTAATGAATGCGTGCTTTGGAATATGGTCCTTAAACCAAACCGACTTATGCCACACAACAGGACGGCCAGAAGGGTGAAGCGCTTGCCAAGTCAGAGCAGAGGAGAAAGAGTGAGAAGGAGGTCTTTGATCGACTTCATAGGTAATGATATCATTGCAACTAGGCAGGGCGTGCTTTGATCAAGGAGATGATGGGATTACGACTTCTAGAACCCATAACCCTCCACCTATCACCAGAAATTGCGTCTCTTACCACCGCCTTTTTTGGCAGACCTATCACCTGAAGACCCAAAGGACTCGTGAGATTTAAAAGAGAACCCAAACCAGTCTAATTATCGTACCAGAAACTAGCCGTAATAGCCAAACCCACttcacacaccaaaaaaagtCTCGCCAGACTACGAAGCTTACTCAACCGCTTCCAAATCCAACTCCCAGAGTTGTACGGATTCAAATCCAACTACCAGAGCTAAATTCTATTTCGTTATTTTAATATCATTAACACACCTCTATTATGAAACCTCCAAGAATAGAAACCACTAAgtttaataattcaaatattcTATATAGATATAGCTACTTTACTATGTGGCACATCAACTCCACAACTATTAATTCCGATATCGTATCGCACTCGCATATGTATTGTAATTTtctatacataaataaatgttatatacataattaCGTATGTGTGTGTGGACTCTTGGTCTTTGTCTTTCaactatttagaattcaaatggCTCGTTTCTGACGTATCAAAATCTGGAATAATGCGACGATAATCTCTACGTACGTGACTCGATTTATTTTAACATACATACTAAtcaatcatattttatattaagaaaaattaggCAAGTatcgtgtatatatatatatatagtatgtgGCTACATACTATTATTGCCCAcatacagtaaaacctctataaattaatactcgataaattaataacctctataaattaataaattcttccgGTCCCGAGTTGGGACCACtataaaaattgatacaaatcgataaattaataagataataattattttgaaaattttatgtaaatatatggtcccatcaatattataaattaataattgtataaatttatgaatatatatatatatatatatatttatatttatgaatatatattatgtaaaacTTAGTAAAATATGACTTtagtattgtttttcttcaatttatattaattctttgtaaaattcaattctaataattttactacgtataaaaaagattttttttttaaacctaataatggttttatacttgtaattgatttttagaaaaattattgattgtaGAGAGGAACTACCTTTTggattaaatttttgtaaaaaattacaaattttttaaaatctctccataaattaataattattaatttatcgataaattaatacctctctaaattaataaatttttgtacTATTATTACCTAGAAAGTGAAAATTGACCTACAAATATATCTTCAATTTGATTCACATATACGAAGTCACGTATGTTTCTATAAATTTAGATCCAAAATGTGTGAAAACCCATCTGTTTTTGCAAATTCTTGCAATTGCAATTGCACATGTTTCTATTACGTTTAAATCAATCGAGCTCTAAGTGATTTATCCATAGTGATATACAGATCCAATATCCATGAAACATATTTAATTCATGAAAAGGCTCAAACATTATCAACAAATAAGATATGGTCAACTATGTAGTAACTAGTAACACGTAGGCTGCTGCTCTTTGTGGCAAATTCATGCGCAAGCAAAGCCTCTAGATGTTTGACAAGTTACTACCCTAATATAGCATCACTAGCtatcttctaatttttttttttagttattttaatcctgtattcttttatttatttatttgataaagtgatgaaattttattctcctttttcttatcAACTAATATACTTATTCATTCACATAATTTCGCACTTTGCGGAGTTTTCATTTGTCGTTAAACCCGACAGATTCTTGAACCGCAAGGAACGAGACATTAACCTAATGTACTTATATTTAACTATAGTATTATAATAGCATAAATGTGACAATGATTCGATCACTACTAATATATTAATCACCAATCTATATCGTCGTCCTTCCTGATTATTTGAAGATTTTGTCTATAAACTAGCtgcttttgtttatgtatttttattacttggatgcttttgtttgttggaaTATTCgaatgaatttttgtttgccTGAAActatgcatatataataagGCCATATGCGCCAATAATATAGAATCCAAATATTCATTAACTATAATTAGTTTGTTCTAGAGTTTTAGCTACTCATATATTCAAATTCTTAGGAGATCAAAAAAGTACTTAATTAGTTAATAAAATCCATTTTTATTAGTTGTAATTAAATGTAAAGTGTCGAAACACGAAAGGGAAGATGAGTTGCACAACTCGTGGTTCCTATAAGAGTGATAATCTATCTGACGTCACGCCATGCAAAATGtatcaatcaattttcttctcaCATTTATATTTACTTCAAAATGATTATAAAGCCACCCAATgaataataagatatatatatatatatatataactcaaaatcaaaaatttcaaatggAATTTGGAAGcatcacaaattcacaatcATGTATTCAAAATCTCACGTAGAAAAAGCTAATAAGTCCAAAAGATTggtcttcatttttttcttgagaaaGTTTGATgggatagagagagagacagagaggaaCAGCTAAATTTGCTGTGTATGTATTTAATACTTGaacatttatttatctattttcttatacatcAAACTCACGAATTTATAGGTTGGTAATGTCGTTtttataacattaataaaaattgcaATTGTagtttttattgaaatttacccaaaaaaaactattatacgaaaatatgttatttatttaaaatttgatattagaTGAATCCAGAATCTTTTATAAAACTTGGTGTGTGTGAACCTGCGTTAATTTGTTAAATACTTTTCAcgtaaaaatcaaaattaattttaaaagttatgtTACCAAACAGTATTCTGatagttttacaaattttatccattgtatatgttttgtttttgcaaaaaagtccaaaggaaaaaacaaagcaGAAGGGTTGAATTGtgaggaaagagagagtacGTGGCATCATAACTTTGGCGACAGCTAATGTGAAAACAGCCAAAAGCTACGGAGAGCGACACTCCTCGACGACGTCCATGTCTCTTTAGATTGTGATTGCATTGTTAATTATCATATTTATCAATTGATTAGTTAAGTCTTAAGTATCATCACACAAGTTTATACATTAATCTATACAGTGTTTAACACTACAAAACTCCCCAAAATCACGTGTTTCATATCATACGTACATTTGTCTACCGTCtttattaacaatattaaaacagaatttatcaattttctaGTTGAATAGACTATATACTATTATAGAGACTCTTATAAATTATGAAACTCctaatcaattaaaaatagttaatttgAAACATATCACTCGAAACTAGGGTATTAGTTGGATTGAcgatatttttcttattaatatcAACGAGAAGAATCAAGTGtcgttagctcaa includes:
- a CDS encoding Inositol monophosphatase family protein — its product is MYILDTGARFSAVRFSPVFNPPPTSLRRRYFIVRANLPFPKHQAKYHKELEVAIDAVDRACRLCVDVKRSLFSSKEKIVEKNDQTPVTIADFGVQALVSLVKSKASIGDNHLSDADVLEAIDRGGKDAYTFCNKPATYWVLDPIDGTRGFLKGDEALYVVGLALVVDNEIVLGVMGCPNWPGDSSDGSTGTLMLSHIGCGTWTKKLQNVSGNVAGDWIRCFVDACVLMNKARFCIQESQTWESLPLSGFFDASTVSEDLKHKEILLLPTCCGSLCKYLMVASGRASVFLLRAKTQRTIKSWDHAVGIICVHEAGGKVTDWEGDEINLEEDQSERRLIFPAGGVVVSNGSLHNQILEMISSASPTL
- a CDS encoding Inositol monophosphatase family protein (Inositol monophosphatase family protein; FUNCTIONS IN: 3'(2'),5'-bisphosphate nucleotidase activity, inositol or phosphatidylinositol phosphatase activity; INVOLVED IN: sulfur metabolic process; LOCATED IN: chloroplast; EXPRESSED IN: 22 plant structures; EXPRESSED DURING: 13 growth stages; CONTAINS InterPro DOMAIN/s: Inositol monophosphatase (InterPro:IPR000760), Inositol monophosphatase, metal-binding site (InterPro:IPR020583); BEST Arabidopsis thaliana protein match is: Inositol monophosphatase family protein (TAIR:AT5G64000.1); Has 5084 Blast hits to 5082 proteins in 1369 species: Archae - 38; Bacteria - 2832; Metazoa - 92; Fungi - 221; Plants - 243; Viruses - 0; Other Eukaryotes - 1658 (source: NCBI BLink).), which gives rise to MYILDTGARFSAVRFSPVFNPPPTSLRRRYFIVRANLPFPKHQAKYHKELEVAIDAVDRACRLCVDVKRSLFSSKEKIVEKNDQTPVTIADFGVQALVSLELSKLFPSIPLVAEEDSHFVRANNLVSSVVSEVKSKASIGDNHLSDADVLEAIDRGGKDAYTFCNKPATYWVLDPIDGTRGFLKGDEALYVVGLALVVDNEIVLGVMGCPNWPGDSSDGSTGTLMLSHIGCGTWTKKLQNVSGNVAGDWIRCFVDACVLMNKARFCIQESQTWESLPLSGFFDASTVSEDLKHKEILLLPTCCGSLCKYLMVASGRASVFLLRAKTQRTIKSWDHAVGIICVHEAGGKVTDWEGDEINLEEDQSERRLIFPAGGVVVSNGSLHNQILEMISSASPTL
- a CDS encoding uncharacterized protein (unknown protein; Has 30201 Blast hits to 17322 proteins in 780 species: Archae - 12; Bacteria - 1396; Metazoa - 17338; Fungi - 3422; Plants - 5037; Viruses - 0; Other Eukaryotes - 2996 (source: NCBI BLink).), whose protein sequence is MISTSIPTVATTELSSLGKRGTCDNEEDESKMALRRLKEDGGVVSLIAVVQAQLLKRSSTYLTCKA
- a CDS encoding non-LTR retrolelement reverse transcriptase (BEST Arabidopsis thaliana protein match is: RNA-directed DNA polymerase (reverse transcriptase)-related family protein (TAIR:AT4G04650.1); Has 30201 Blast hits to 17322 proteins in 780 species: Archae - 12; Bacteria - 1396; Metazoa - 17338; Fungi - 3422; Plants - 5037; Viruses - 0; Other Eukaryotes - 2996 (source: NCBI BLink).); protein product: MRRWGLSIPSDCVLCSGNAEFREHLFFGCGVSFAVWGNFMFRASLTPPLLFMDCLTWVLSPSRDPNISLIIKLVFQASIYFLWKERNRRLHDHASRSSTAIIKEIKVILTAKLDPLSRRSEFDAPDNSLLSTWFRYFN